Proteins encoded within one genomic window of Perognathus longimembris pacificus isolate PPM17 chromosome 28, ASM2315922v1, whole genome shotgun sequence:
- the Tktl1 gene encoding transketolase-like protein 1, with translation MSVLFFHTMKYKQSDPENPNNDRFILSKRLSFIDMAIGWFGQGLGAACGMAYTGKYFDRASYRIYCLLGDGESSEGSVWEALAFAACYGLDNLVLIFDVNRLGHGGTLPVEHCIEVYQKRCEAFGWNTYVVDGRDVEALCQVFWKAAHVKGKPTAVVAKTFKGRGMPNVEDAESWYGKPMPKERADAIIKLIESQIQTNRSLIPDPPLEDSRKIIIGDIKMASTPVYKIGDMMSTRKACGLALAKLGRENERVILLDGDTKNSSFSEIFKKEHPERFIECFIAEQNMVNVALGCAIRNRTIPFANTFAAFWTRAYDQIRKGAMCQINLNLIGSPCGVVTGEDSPSQMALEDLAMFRAIPNCTIFYPSDAVSTEHAVYLAANTKGLCFIRASRPETAVIYRPEEIFSIGQAKVVHQSVNDRVVIIGAGVCLHEALLAAAELAKEDIHVRVIDLFTIKPLDSSTILINAKATGGRIITVEDHYPEGGIGEAVCAAVAMENDILVQQLTVSGMPRSGRTDELLDMFGISARHIIMAVKCILTY, from the exons ATGTCTGTGCTGTTCTTCCACACGATGAAATATAAACAGTCAGACCCAGAGAACCCAAACAACGACCGGTTCATCCTTTCAAAG AGGCTGTCATTTATCGATATGGCAATAGGATGGTTTGGGCAAGGACTGGGAGCTGCATGCGGGATGGCATATACTGGCAAGTACTTTGACCGCGCCAG CTACCGAATCTACTGCCTCCTTGGAGATGGcgagtcctcagaaggctctgTCTGGGAGGCATTGGCCTTTGCTGCCTGCTATGGTCTGGATAATCTCGTGTTGATCTTTGATGTGAACCGCCTGGGACATGGTGGCACCTTGCCTGTTGAGCACTGCATAGAGGTCTATCAGAAACGCTGCGAAGCTTTTGG GTGGAATACTTATGTGGTGGATGGCCGTGATGTGGAGGCACTATGCCAAGTATTCTGGAAGGCAGCTCATGTGAAGGGCAAGCCCACTGCTGTGGTTGCCAAGACCTTCAAGGGCCGGGGCATGCCGA atgttgagGATGCAGAAAGTTGGTATGGAAAACCAATGCCAAAAGAAAGAGCAGATGCAATTATTAAGTTAATTGAGAGCCAGATACAGACCAATAGGAGTCTTATACCAGACCCTCCTCTTGAAGACTCACGTAAAATCATCATTGGAGATATAAAAATGGCCTCTACACCTGTTTACAAAATTGGTGACATG ATGTCTACTAGAAAAGCATGTGGTTTGGCTCTGGCTAAATTGGGCCGTGAAAATGAGAGAGTCATTTTGCTTGATGGTGACACCAAAAACTCTTCCTTCTCTGAGATATTCAAGAAAGAACATCCTGAGAGGTTCATTGAGTGTTTCATTGCTGAGCAAAACATG GTGAACGTGGCACTGGGCTGTGCCATCCGTAATCGGACCATTCCTTTTGCTAACACCTTTGCTGCCTTTTGGACCCGAGCGTATGATCAGATCCGCAAGGGAGCTATGTGTCAAATAAACCTCAATCTTATTGGATCCCCCTGTGGGGTAGTCACTG GTGAAGATAGCCCCTCCCAGATGGCCCTGGAGGACCTGGCCATGTTCCGAGCAATTCCCAACTGCACTATTTTCTATCCAAGTGATGCAGTCTCCACAGAGCATGCTGTTTATTTGGCAGCCAATACCAAG GGATTATGCTTCATTCGGGCTAGCCGTCCAGAAACTGCAGTAATTTACAGACCAGAAGAAATCTTTAGTATTGGACAGGCCAAG GTTGTTCACCAGAGTGTCAATGACAGGGTCGTAATTATTGGAGCTGGAGTGTGCCTGCACGAAGCCTTACTGGCTGCTGCCGAGCTCGCTAAAGAAG ATATTCATGTCCGTGTCATTGACCTATTTACCATCAAACCCCTGGACTCAAGCACTATCCTTATCAATGCAAAGGCCACAGGTGGCCGAATTATCACGGTAGAGGATCACTACCCAGAAG GTGGCATTGGGGAAGCTGTGTGTGCCGCTGTTGCCATGGAGAATGACATCCTGGTTCAGCAGCTGACTGTATCAGGAATGCCTCGGAGCGGGAGGACTGATGAACTGCTGGATATGTTTGGAATTAGTGCCCGACACATCATCATGGCCGTGAAATGCATTTTAACATACTAA
- the Tex28 gene encoding testis-specific protein TEX28, with protein MQAEQKSRRSTLPPNVPSSKTLASREDCPSGHASISDGELAHNLQESVRLRIFYLSEQLKVETVSRDVNTMSYLKLVSKADRHQAPYIRQAFEKVNQRASATIAQIEQRLRQCHQQLQELESCRFKGSELKVESSLKTCQQPRVKALASETSKVGGEDGVLASLPDLSKAFSLKNHLSGLQQGKISDAKSVAKHQKLLLEKVKENLKEISTSHIGLQVSYQSLKERYLRDLQESLESLREGKFRQALMEEQVNDHLQVHLDEIYHLKQNLACTEEKMAYLSYERDKEIWEVMETFKGRISKLESLQEVTEVGITAKLRSCPLKVLFRLVSLLLTLATILLVFVSMVCSCPFTLVNSRLRTCTTLILLGLGVLVWHKWHTIDWQAWSLFRWSLDSKDTNTSSDGP; from the exons ATGCAGGCAGAACAGAAGAGCCGGAGGTCAACCCTTCCACCCAATGTGCCTTCTTCCAAGACTTTGGCATCCAGGGAAGACTGCCCCAGTGGCCATGCCAGCATCTCAGATGGGGAACTTGCCCATAACTTACAGGAAAGCGTCAGGCTCCGCATCTTCTACCTCTCAGAGCAGCTGAAAGTGGAGACAGTCAGTCGGGATGTGAACACTATGAGCTACCTCAAGCTGGTGTCCAAAGCTGACCGGCACCAGGCCCCGTACATCCGGCAGGCCTTTGAGAAGGTGAACCAACGGGCTTCTGCCACCATTGCCCAGATTGAGCAAAGGCTCCGCCAGTGCCACCAGCAACTGCAAGAATTGGAGAGCTGCAGGTTCAAGGGTTCCGAGCTGAAGGTGGAGAGTAGCTTGAAGACCTGTCAACAGCCCAGGGTGAAGGCCTTAGCTTCTGAGACATCCAAGGTAGGTGGGGAAGATGGCGTGCTCGCCAGCCTGCCTGACCTTTCCAAGGCCTTCTCTCTGAAGAACCACTTGTCAGGTTTGCAGCAGGGGAAAATCTCAGATGCTAAGTCTGTGGCCAAGCATCAAAAGCTGTTgttggagaaagtgaaggaaaatcTAAAAGAGATCAGCACGTCCCACATTGGCCTACAGGTGTCCTACCAGAGCCTCAAGGAGAGGTATCTGCGGGATCTGCAGGAATCACTGGAATCCCTTCGTGAGGGGAAATTCAG ACAAGCACTGATGGAAGAACAGGTGAATGACCACTTGCAGGTGCACTTGGATGAGATTTACCACCTCAAACAGAACCTGGCCTGTACTGAAGAGAAAATGGCCTATCTGTCGTATGAAAGAGACAAGGAAATCTGG GAGGTCATGGAGACTTTCAAGGGCCGAATATCCAAGCTAGAAAGTCTACAGGAAGTCACCGAAGTGGGTATAACAGCAAAGCTTCGAAGCTGTCCCCTGAAGGTTTTGTTCAGACTTGTAAGCCTGCTCCTCACATTGGCCACCATTCTCTTGGTGTTTGTCTCCATGGTGTGCTCCTGCCCCTTCACCCTGGTCAACTCACGCCTGCGCACATGCACCACACTCATACTGCTGGGCCTCGGGGTACTGGTCTGGCACAAGTGGCACACTATAGACTGGCAGGCTTGGAGCCTCTTTAGGTGGAGTCTGGACTCTAAGGACACTAACACTTCATCAGATGGACCTTAA